From a region of the Corvus cornix cornix isolate S_Up_H32 chromosome 2, ASM73873v5, whole genome shotgun sequence genome:
- the ZDHHC3 gene encoding palmitoyltransferase ZDHHC3 isoform X2, whose product MMITPVHRFRDIERTPEYLQPEKCVPPPSRASLGTMWFIRDGCGIACAVVTWMLVFYADFVVLLVMLVPSRDYVYSVINGTLFNTLAFLALASHFRAMLTDPGAVPKGNATKEFIESLQLKPGQVVYKCPKCCSIKPDRAHHCSVCKRCIRKMDHHCPWVNNCVGENNQKYFVLFTMYIALISLHALIMVGFHFLYCFEEDWTKCSSFSPPTTVILLILLCFEALLFLIFTSVMFGTQVHSICTDETGIEQLKKEERRWAKKTKWMNMKAVFGHPFSIAWLSPFATPDQGKADPYQYVV is encoded by the exons ATGATGATTACTCCAGTCCACCGCTTCAGAGATATTGAAAGGACACCTGAATACCTCCAGCCGGAAAAGTGTGTTCCACCTCCTAGCCGCGCTTCCCTGGGAACAATGTGGTTTATTCGAGATGGCTGTGGTATTGCATGTGCTGTCGTTACCTGGATGCTGGTGTTCTATGCCGACTTTGTAGTCCTTCTTGTCATGCTAGTTCCATCGAGAGATTATGTTTATAGTGTCATCAATGGCACACTGTTCAACACCTTGGCTTTCCTCGCTTTGGCTTCACATTTTCGTGCTATGCTGACAGATCCA GGTGCTGTACCCAAAGGTAATGCCACAAAAGAGTTCATCGAGAGTTTACAGCTAAAGCCAGGACAGGTGGTTTACAAGTGCCCAAAGTGTTGTAGCATCAAACCTGACAGAGCACATCACTGCAG CGTTTGCAAGAGGTGCATTCGGAAAATGGACCATCACTGCCCCTGGGTCAATAACTGTGTAGGAGAGAATAACCAGAAGTACTTTGTACTGTTTACA atgtatATAGCACTGATTTCCCTGCATGCTCTAATCATGGTGGGATTTCACTTCTTGTACTGCTTTGAAGAAGACTGGACAA AGTGCAGTTCCTTCTCTCCACCAACTACAGTGATTCTCCTCATCCTCTTGTGTTTTGAGGCTCTCCTATTTCTCATCTTCACCTCAGTTATGTTTGGGACCCAAGTACACTCCATCTGCACTGATGAAACG ggaATAGAACAgttgaaaaaggaagagagaagatgggctaaaaaaacaaaatggatGAACATGAAAGCAGTATTTGGCCATCCGTTCTCTATAGCATGGCTTAGCCCATTCGCAACACCAGACCAAGGAAAAGCAGACCCGTACCAGTATGTGGTCTGA